A stretch of Henckelia pumila isolate YLH828 chromosome 4, ASM3356847v2, whole genome shotgun sequence DNA encodes these proteins:
- the LOC140866495 gene encoding polcalcin Nic t 1-like: MGDDPQDIADRERIFKRFDENGDGKISAAELGEALKTLGSATAEEVKHMMDEIDADGDGFISFQEFTEFARANRGLVRDVAKIF, encoded by the coding sequence ATGGGTGATGATCCACAAGACATAGCGGATCGAGAGCGTATTTTCAAGCGATTCGATGAGAATGGCGATGGAAAAATCTCTGCCGCGGAGTTGGGAGAGGCCCTCAAGACATTAGGCTCGGCTACGGCAGAGGAAGTTAAGCATATGATGGACGAAATCGACGCCGACGGAGACGGGTTTATTTCGTTCCAGGAGTTTACTGAATTTGCTAGGGCTAATAGGGGCCTAGTGAGGGATGTTGCCAAGATTTTCTAA
- the LOC140867657 gene encoding uncharacterized protein, protein MELANKNRLPNDSTAAIIQASAFYEHNLGLQPLVHASPNSSRKIYGYEENQKSVYPNPISPEKVSGIAKNFTLANSSAVSSPSSTNSNGILGFPPASTYNLSEEDPSVMNFKPGYANFIHANGSFLSFEQPKNEVRRSLYSKMVNKDDEYSIWDDDLHTNSYLNIPKCTAAAAASHGLPETSSSHHAAAQFSWLNDLEENTELGRQVASKNKRPSMGESEQAPKKQCDAASKNPKSPKSVSTAKDPQSIAAKNRRERISERLKTLQDLVPNGSKVDLVTMLEKAISYVKFLQLQVKVLATDEFWPTQDGKAPELSQVREAIDAILASQRDRSSGSK, encoded by the exons ATGGAACTAGCCAACAAGAATCGTTTGCCTAACGATTCAACTGCAGCTATAATCCAAGCAAGTGCATTTTATGAACACAACCTTGGGTTGCAACCACTTGTTCATGCTTCTCCGAATTCCTCTAGGAAGATCTACGGCTACGAAGAGAATCAAAAGAGTGTTTATCCCAATCCCATAAGCCCCGAGAAGGTATCCGGGATCGCCAAGAATTTCACATTAGCCAACTCTTCGGCCGTGTCTAGTCCAAGTAGTACAAATTCTAATGGAATATTAGGGTTTCCACCAGCTTCGACTTACAATCTATCCGAGGAGGACCCTTCTGTGATGAACTTTAAGCCGGGCTATGCTAATTTTATTCATGCTAACGGATCCTTTCTCAGCTTCGAGCAGCCGAAAAATGAGGTTAGAAGAAGTTTATACTCGAAGATGGTGAACAAGGACGACGAATACTCCATATGGGATGATGATTTGCACACCAATAGTTACCTTAATATTCCCAAGTgcaccgccgccgccgccgccagcCATGGCTTGCCGGAAACTTCCAGCAGCCACCACGCCGCCGCCCAGTTCTCATGGCTTAACGACCTAGAGGAGAATACAGAACTAGGAAGACAAGTAGCTAGCAAAAATAAACGTCCATCCATG GGAGAGAGTGAACAAGCTCCGAAGAAGCAATGTGATGCTGCTTCAAAAAACCCCAAATCACCAAAATCTGTATCCACAGCAAAGGATCCACAGAGTATTGCTGCAAAG AATCGAAGAGAGCGGATCAGTGAACGGCTTAAGACACTACAGGATCTTGTCCCAAATGGTTCAAAG GTTGATTTGGTCACCATGTTAGAAAAAGCAATAAGCTACGTCAAGTTTCTGCAGTTGCAAGTGAAG GTTTTGGCAACTGATGAGTTTTGGCCAACACAAGATGGAAAAGCTCCGGAGCTATCTCAAGTTAGAGAAGCCATTGATGCCATCCTTGCATCTCAAAGGGATAGAAGTTCGGGCTCGAAATGA
- the LOC140864748 gene encoding protein C2-DOMAIN ABA-RELATED 5-like, with translation MENMLGLLRIRVIRGINLAKRDLRSSDPYVIIRLGKQKVKTRVVKRNVNPEWNEELTLSIADVPNIPRIILRVYDKDTFTPDDKMGDAEFDIRPFLDEVIKMHPENVTEGTAIVTMHPSRENCLAEESYIVWEDGQVVQHMFLRLRNVECGEVELKLHWIDGSGSSNTL, from the exons atggaaAACATGTTGGGTTTGCTTAGAATCAGAGTGATAAGAGGCATAAATCTAGCTAAAAGAGATTTGAGAAGCAGCGATCCTTACGTGATCATCAGACTGGGGAAGCAG AAAGTGAAGACTCGTGTGGTTAAAAGGAATGTCAATCCAGAATGGAACGAAGAGCTGACACTATCCATTGCCGATGTTCCAAATATTCCAAGAATCATATTG CGAGTTTACGATAAAGATACGTTCACCCCGGACGACAAAATGGGGGACGCCGAATTCGACATTAGGCCGTTTCTTGATGAAGTCATTAAAATGCATCCAGAGAATGTTACAGAGGGAACCGCGATCGTGACCATGCACCCAAGCAGAGAGAACTGCTTAGCTGAAGAGAGCTATATTGTGTGGGAAGATGGACAAGTGGTTCAACACATGTTTCTGAGGCTTAGGAACGTCGAGTGCGGTGAAGTCGAGCTCAAGCTGCACTGGATCGACGGTTCTGGTTCTAGCAATACGTTGTGA